Proteins encoded together in one Vitis vinifera cultivar Pinot Noir 40024 chromosome 4, ASM3070453v1 window:
- the LOC100266022 gene encoding uncharacterized protein LOC100266022, translating to METPSSTRRVTRSQALAASNSNIPISKKFEESDKGVKSRKRSGKQQERYALVDVTNDSPIVGVAMGSLETPLSSMAKNKSNQSKMTPGSGEALLRGQVKTLLQKVEEEAEHSKLSLEGRPILHVQGLISSPMLLAPTPANTPQLLNLSVEQIINNSGVMPSPMGQELMISEVVTDIFDGKKKENIESEASPVTRSLLSDFSEKSEISESSECKKKTFQEDDDASVWSIQVNASIKDEDEEEAFEEEEDYREEIEYEEEEEEEYEENGGIVDELCEGMSKISVNENGIAAKSRGKHTRFVYNSDDELVEEEEEKGSPGVLHLKGLPTPKGKHLRFPTEE from the exons ATGGAGACTCCATCATCCACAAGAAGAGTTACAAGGTCGCAAGCCTTGGCCGCTTCAAACAGCAACATTCCCATCTCAA AGAAATTTGAAGAATCTGACAAGGGTGtgaaatcaagaaaaagaagtGGGAAACAACAAGAACGGTATGCGCTCGTCGATGTGACGAATGATTCTCCCATTGTTGGAGTTGCAATGGGAAGCTTGGAAACCCCATTGTCATCCATGGCAAAGAATAAGAGCAATCAAAGCAAGATGACTCCCGGATCTGGGGAGGCATTGCTTAGGGGTCAGGTGAAGACCCTGTTGCAGAAGGTGGAAGAAGAGGCCGAGCATTCGAAACTCTCGTTGGAAGGCCGTCCCATTCTTCATGTTCAAGGTCTCATCAGTTCCCCTATGCTTCTTGCCCCGACTCCGGCTAACACACCCCAACTCTTGAATCTTTCGGTGGAGCAAATTATCAACAATAGTGGGGTGATGCCTTCTCCAATGGGCCAAGAACTAATGATCTCCGAG GTGGTCACTGATATTTTTGAcgggaagaagaaagagaatatTGAATCGGAAGCAAGTCCGGTAACTCGCTCTCTACTGTCCGATTTCTCTGAGAAATCGGAAATTTCTGAATCATCAGAGTGCAAAAAGAAGACATTCCAAGAGGACGATGATGCATCAGTTTGGTCTATTCAGGTTAATGCAAGTATCAAGGATGAAGACGAAGAAGAGGCAttcgaagaagaagaagattatCGCGAAGAAATTGAATacgaggaagaagaagaagaagaatatgaaGAGAATGGAGGAATTGTTGATGAACTGTGTGAAGGAATGAGCAAGATCAGTGTGAATGAGAATGGAATAGCCGCCAAGTCTAGAGGGAAGCACACCCGATTTGTGTACAACAGTGATGACGAGCttgtggaagaagaagaagagaaaggttCGCCAGGGGTTTTGCACTTGAAGGGTTTGCCAACACCAAAAGGAAAGCACCTGCGTTTTCCAACGGAAGAGTAG
- the F3H gene encoding naringenin,2-oxoglutarate 3-dioxygenase encodes MAPTTLTALAGEKTLQSSFVRDEDERPKVAYNDFSNEIPVISLEGIDEVGGRRDEICRKIVEACEDWGIFQVVNHGVDSNLISEMTRLAREFFALPPEEKLRFDMSGGKKGGFIVSSHLQGEAVQDWREIVTYFSYPLRTRDYSRWPDKPEGWRSVTQEYSEKLMGLACKLLEVLSEAMDLDKDALTNACVDMDQKVVVNFYPQCPQPDLTLGLKRHTDPGTITLLLQDQVGGLQATRDGGKTWITVQPVEGAFVVNLGDHGHYLSNGRFKNADHQAVVNSNHSRLSIATFQNPAPEATVYPLKIREGEKAVLEGPITFAEMYRRKMSKDLELARLKKLAKEQQLQDVEKAKLESKPIDQILA; translated from the exons ATGGCGCCTACGACACTGACGGCTCTTGCAGGCGAGAAGACTCTTCAGTCGAGCTTCGTCCGTGACGAAGATGAACGTCCCAAGGTGGCCTACAACGACTTCAGCAACGAAATTCCTGTCATCTCTCTCGAAGGAATCGATGAAGTTGGCGGCCGTCGTGATGAGATTTGCAGGAAAATCGTGGAGGCCTGCGAGGACTGGGGGATTTTCCAAGTTGTTAATCACGGTGTTGATTCTAATCTCATTTCGGAGATGACTCGCCTGGCTCGGGAATTCTTCGCTCTTCCGCCGGAGGAGAAGCTCCGCTTCGACATGTCTGGTGGCAAGAAAGGCGGCTTCATCGTTTCCAGCCATCTTCAA GGAGAAGCAGTGCAAGACTGGCGCGAGATCGTAACCTACTTCTCCTACCCACTACGAACCAGGGACTACTCGAGGTGGCCAGACAAGCCAGAGGGGTGGAGATCGGTGACACAGGAGTACAGCGAGAAGCTCATGGGGTTGGCCTGCAAGTTGCTGGAGGTGTTGTCTGAGGCCATGGATTTGGACAAGGACGCTTTGACCAATGCTTGTGTGGACATGGACCAGAAGGTTGTGGTCAATTTCTACCCCCAATGCCCACAGCCAGACCTCACCCTCGGACTCAAGCGGCATACCGATCCGGGAACCATCACGCTGCTCCTTCAGGATCAGGTGGGAGGGCTCCAGGCCACTAGGGATGGCGGAAAGACTTGGATCACCGTTCAACCTGTTGAAGGAGCTTTCGTCGTCAACCTTGGCGACCACGGTCAT TATCTGAGCAATGGGAGGTTCAAGAATGCTGATCACCAAGCGGTGGTGAACTCCAATCATAGCAGACTGTCCATAGCAACATTCCAAAACCCCGCACCGGAGGCAACCGTGTATCCTCTGAAGATAAGAGAGGGAGAGAAGGCAGTGCTTGAGGGACCCATCACCTTTGCAGAGATGTACAGGAGGAAGATGAGCAAAGATCTGGAGCTTGCTAGGCTCAAGAAGTTGGCCAAGGAGCAGCAGTTGCAAGACGTGGAGAAGGCCAAGTTAGAGTCCAAGCCCATTGACCAGATTTTGGCCTAA